Below is a genomic region from Eupeodes corollae chromosome 1, idEupCoro1.1, whole genome shotgun sequence.
TCAGTTTCTTTATCTTTGAGTTCTTGAGTAGAGTTTTCCAGACAGTTATGCAAATGATCAGCTTCTACTTGATATGATGCTAGGCGTGATTCTGACATACATTTGGTCTTAAGGagatcttcaaactttttagaaaagttattgaaaataagTTGTTCCTTGATTGTTGTCGTTGACGTTGTTTGTGGTGAGTTGTTATCATTTTGCACACTGCAAAGAttgttgatatatttttgtatttatttgattattgtttattaacttACCCCTTATTGTTATCACTTCCAGCAGCAGCATTAGCTGCAATCACAGACAATCCAGTTGCTGCTGTACTGCAGCAACTACCCGACACTAGAGATGGTCCATTGTATTGTTTCTCTTTGCCCAGACGGGACATTTCAAGTGGCAGGGAATCGCTAATTCTCGAGATCTCGTACTGGGTTCGCCAATGCGAGACTTCTTTTTCCAAATAGGCAATTCGATCCTCACTTGTTGTGGATGAATTGGTTGTTGTGTGAAGTGGGGTGTTATCACTGCCAGATGCGCTTAGCGCATCTTCACTcccaatctttaaaaaaaaaatgaataacttGTAAATGACAGATTTTAACTTTATACCATGCTGGCAGCTTCAACTAGTTTAGTTTCCAATTCTGAGATTCTTGCTTGAAACGAATCGATATCCTTTCTTAGTCGTCTTTCTATTTCCATATTTTCTGTTGTTCGTTTTTCTAACtgtttttccaaattaaatatACGCTCAGAGTGCATTTGAAGTTCCTGATTTTTGTCGTCGATCTATACAGAAACAATAATCTAatcttgaaatgaaaaataaagaatacatTTCATACCAAAGATGTAAGTTCGGCATTTTCAAGGattttcttttgcaattccTCGAATATTAAAACCTCTTGAGTGTTATCGAAGTATTCGGAAAATCTAGAACCACTTATATCTTGTTGACCGGAACCACTACTGGACGATGAGCTCGATTTAATCTTACCATTGTTGGTAGCATCAGTCTTTTGGTTCTTATTGGACTTGCGATTCTCTTTAGAGGCAATGTCCTCTTGCAATGAGGCTACCCGACGCTCTAATTGTTTGTTTCGAAAACCCAAGCTATCTACTTCATGCTCCGATCGGCGCAGAGATGTTTCTTTTTGTCGTAAAGTTTCGCGTAAAGTGGAACTCTTGTTTTGTTCCTCGATAACTGCTGTTTTTAATACACTAGCTTGGGCTCTGAGCTGTTGATAAAATTGTATAGTTAATTCACAGGGCGTATACACGATATGtgaacaacaaaagataaaaaaatatacctttgAGTATTCACTTGCTAACTTTCGATATTTTGCTTCCAATGTATTGTTCTCCATGGTGGAAAATAGATGGTTTTATAAATAGCTTGTTAGGCAAATTTGGAAAGTTATGTTTTAGAAcgaagattttttattttaagcgaTTTTACTTCGTCATATCGGAACTATTGTGGGTGATGGAAATGGTTCTGTTCTGAATAAGAAAATCTTGTTCCAAAGAACATCACCCCGAGCATACAACAAATCCAAAAACGGACGTATTCCTCGTTTATGCTGGTACTATATAATTGGTTTCTCAACGTAATTTAATAGTTTATAGTTTAGCTACCACAAACGGGGACAAGTAAATGTGCTGGTTTATtaggttttattgaaaaatagctCTACAAAAACAGGAGTATCCATCGTATTTGCTTCTGTCTGCACTGACTGGAGTGGggttttttgtaagaaagaattgtcaaaaaatgGACAGATACATTTTGTGTTAGAATTTTTTCCAGTAGATGCCACTACAAGGAATCTAAACAGCATGCAATAAAGGGTGTACaccacattttttaatttttcaaatatattagagttaatttaatttcatatatgAAAAATGTGTCTTGGAGATCAAGCCtagtatattatttttcttaatctgcaaaactctcaaaaaaattggggcgactttccattaccggagcacgaatttccttctgatttttttttgtacagttaggtaggggtctcaatagaacatgttttaaatattagggcgaggaaataactttaagtcataaaaaaaaatattttcttttccggacttaaccctacttttttgtattgcattttttgagcctaaacaagtttttttttaattgatagcacggcgcggcgtactaacagctaggtatggggtgggtgcgagtttgggtatatgcaaagtacttttccatttgagcactaaaataaaagaaattaccaagaaaaaaaacaagtatggcaacactgaacaaaaaacacagaaaaaatgtcaaaatcaaccatttttgagtgttttgtttggaaaaaagtgaactttaaaaattaattaaaaatagaaataaatgtttcctcgctctaaaattcctatagttattatttatttgcacatatctatcgaataaaaaaaccgcgagtcgaaattcgtgctgcggtaatggaaagttgagccaaaaaattgatttaaaaattgaagtatttatttattaaaacatagaaaccaattttcttgagatcgggaaaattctacaaaaaatttcTAAATCCGCGAAAAATCCTATAGCTGCAAAGATTTTGgcgtatttgtttttttatttatttatctttggCACTGTGTCACAACCTTCATAGCCTTTAAATTTCTGGTAGAATTGAATGGAAAAGGAAATAATATAACTTAAGTAGCCAAATCAATATACACAAAATAGAGAAGGTTTGATTTGCCAAatgttaataatgaaaaaacatttctgcaaggatgaatttaaaaatttgttgaaatggGAAATGTACTAGAGTGAAGATTGCATTTTAGCTTTCAGGAGATTAAATTTAgacaaaaatgataataaattatGGATTTATAGATAGTTGGCAATAACGTATACACATAAGTTTAAGGTGCATTTACGGTCCTAGAGCCTACAAAGTCCGTGGGTGTTCCCTAGTTGGACAAATATGGCATCAACTACTCCAACGAGTCATCGATGTGTTTCATCTCCCTTCAGCTCCTAGTAATTGCTAGATATACTCCTCAACTTCTTTCTTCCTCTTTAATCTATATCACCCAACGTTTTTGTTGCCTTTTGTAGAGAGAGATTACCTACAAAAATCCATACCAAAACAGTCacgttttcaaaacttttgccatttcttcattttgtttgaCGGAATAGtcaaatttaagcaaaaaagtTGTAtgaaggatttttattttcatatattttgaaacaccctacacaaaaaatcaatatcGCTTATTTCTGCTGAATAACAAAAACGCtccttttctttttctgtttaaatatGTCTATCTCTCTTTTGCTaagttttaaatgtcaaacatttAGTATCCACGAGAAACTTGGCCATTTTCTTATTCACAAGTTATAACCGCCGCGCttcttgaaagaaaaaacaattatttaataattaaaatttataaaacaactactaaaatgtaaattcaatactaaattttctaaataaaatgcatacataaattaaaacaatttctttgtAGGGCAAGAGACCGGTCAGGATCGGCCGAAGctgagaaagaaaaagaaaaaaaaccagTTGTTCGCGGGCGAGAGCGCGACCGCAGGCGTCGTGGGTCAGCTAGCAGTAGCAGTGATAGCAGTGCGAGGTATGTAAACGTTTTGTAATCCCCAAATTCTACAATTTAAAAGATTATATTTCACAATGTACGTCTTGATTTAGAATCAGGATCACGTACATAACGTcaacaaaaccaaaccaaaataaatCTACTCCATcccttataataaaattaagtataataaattaatttttctcgaTTAAGTTCTTCCGACAGCTCATCTTCACGCAGCAGTTCTGGTTCTGGATCGCGTTCCAGTTCCTCAGACACATCCTCCTCTGGTTCGTCTTCTTCGAGTTCGTCTAGTGGTTCAGATCGTGGTCGTGCTCGTAGGAAGAGTGCTTCTCGATCAAAATCGCCTACAACAAAGGCTCCAGTCCGCAAAGAATCCAAAGAAAGAGATACAGTTCGTGCTAAAGATCGTCCTCGCGATGATGACCGCAACAAAAAGCGCACAAAATCTCGTTCAAAAGAGCGAGTACGCTCACGATCTCGTAGTGGTACTAGATCTCCTCGTCGCAAACGCCGTGAACGTTCACCTACCCCGAAACCCGTTCGTATCCACATCGGGCGATTAACTCGTAACGTAACCAAAGAACACGTAACAGAGATATTCAGCTGTTTTGGGGAAGTTAAACAAGTCGATTTCACAACCGATCGTTTCCATCCAACTTTTGGACGAGGAATGGCGTATGTGGAATTCACCACTCCCGAAGAGTGTGAGAATGCAATGAAACAAATGGACGGCGGTCAAATCGATGGACAGGAAATCACCGTGGCACCGGTATTACAGCAAAAAATACGACCTCCCATACGCCGAATGTCACCGATGATGCGTCGAGGACCTCCACCACGTTGGCGTTCACCATTCCGTTTTAATCGGAATAGAAATCGTTCCCCAATAAGACGTCGCAGCCCGCGTCGTCGTTCCCGTAGCCCAATTCGTAGAAGGAGGCGCAGCGTTAGCTCGGACAGTTCTCGTTAGTAAGATAAAGAGAGACaggacaaacattttaaaactaagaAATTACATCCTTGACGACGTATTTAAGTctcagaaataataaaatacaaaatcttcttCTTTTAACTTCATTCAaggattattattttattaagtgCAATCGGGCCTCATTATAGAATCCCATGTTATTATAATTCGATTGCAAGTTCATTCAAGTCATCGTATTTTATATAATGATGTAATCTATTATAATATGTACATTACACCACAGAAACTAGAATGAAGTTTTGCAGCAGAATTACGATTCCACTGGATTTAATAATAAGATGTCGATTGGCATAAATTCCTTAAGttgcttttatttatattccatAAATAGTGTTGACTTtaattcatgaaaataaaatgtaaaattttctaaaacaaaaataaaaaacaagggCGCATTTATTAATCATGAACAAATGTACAATCAGACCCCGAAAGGGGACATCCATTAGGATGGTTTTTTGCAAAGAAACACACTCGTTTCTTTATTGTCAGTTGTTTCCCATTCGTCATCAAAGCTTTTCGTGGTTTTGGTTTTCGTATTTTAATAACATCACCTTTGgtaaattcaaaaacttcatGTTTATTCTTAAACAAGGTCTTAAGGCCTCCGCATTCTGATTTGATACTCTTCAAATCCTCTCGGCTAAGATATTGAGCTATTTCTTTGATAGATCGCCCGCAACCTTCTCTccaagttgtttgtttttctgtttccgCTGAGTCGAGAAGATAATAGAATATCTTCTTCACTAGCCCATCCAACACGGAGCTCTCGATTTGTGTGCAATTTCTGACAATTTCCTCTCGCTCTCGAAGCTTCATTGTATGTTCTTGCATTTCCGTAGACACAAATTCGAGAATACTTGAACACATTTGTTGGTGGTTTGGTTCTAAATAAGTTCTGTTTATTCCAATTATAGCAATTCTTTTGGTACTTGGAATTTTCAACCGATCTCTTAATGGTTTAAAGCCACATTCTTTTGAAATAGCTTCTACATAGTTGAGAAAATCATTGTAGGCActaagttttgaatttctgcGTTGAAATTTCATTCCAGAGAATTCAAAAGGACAGCAAGGAAGTAGGAAAAATTTGACTTTGTGTGCGGATAAAGCCGTTAGAACTGGAATCCAAGGTGATAACTCATCAGAGTGGTTACCAATTATCCAATCGGTATTTGGCTTCAGTTTGAAGTTATCCGGACAGATCGTTTCTTCATAGAGAAGCGTAGTTTTCGGAAAGAGACTCCATATTTTGCGACTTCTCACATCGTAGCCACAACCTTCATAGCCTTCTCGGTTGAGTATGTAGACAAGAAGTCCATTTCCACAGCCAAGATCCGCAAATGCTTGTGGCTCGCATTCATGCTCTTTCCACACACAAATTAGATAAGCGGCTATGGCTAGGTCTTCATAGACAAATTTAAGAGGATCTGTAGATTCCTCCCATATCTGGAGAAATATATTGTTCATTTATTTGCAAAGAATTATAAGAATCAAACCATACGTCTATGAGATCCTTAGAGTACTTTGTCTTCAATTGTTTATACAGCTTATTGTATTTCTCCACATCGACAAGGTGCAGAGAATCAAAAGCATTCTCTTTCCTCTCTTCTGAATTTGaccattttaaaagctttggtTTAAGCACAAAATCTACCCAACGATTTGCCTCCGCTTCCAGACGTCGATTTGTCAATGCGCTGACCACAAATTCTCCAGATATAAGACAAACTCGAAAATCATCAATTAAAGCTGATTGAAAGGTACATGTGTATTGGGTGTTCAAGAAATCTAAACGAAACGATTTATGAACAAATTCGGGATTGCGACATTGGTATTTTACCAATTACCTATTACTCCTACTGCTTTGATACTATCTTCATCGTTTTTGGTGAGAAACTTGAGAGTAACAACATATCCCTGGCAATTGCTCTTATCACATGACGCTAGTGTGTCTAGAATATCCTTTTCCGTTGACTGACCCACCTGCAATTCTGAAGAACCATTGACGATGTCTTCAACTGCCTTCTCGTAAACTTCTCTTGAATCGGTAACGTTTAAGGTGGTAATaccattaaatattttgtgtgttgtcTTTGTTTTGCAcgcaaatattttcttattaacggcatgatagttttttaaaagaatcgaAATGCATTTCCAGAAGTTCGTTaattccatttctttttttaagtgaatGTTTTTTTCTGAGTTCTTATCATTTACACAATTGTCCAGAAACCaacaataaaatacacaaatctATTTTATTTCGTTCGTTTGATCTGTCACCTGTTTCATGACATTTGTGAATGAAGAAGatagttaaccaaaatttcatATTGCTGAATAAGTTATGACGTCATATTATCATGGTTATTGGCTCTGTTCGATTTTtctacttcaaaaatatttactgtCAAATAACGCAAGCGGTACagttagaaaatttaaaatgttaaactcggaaaagaaaattaagcgATACAAGTaggtattttgttattattaattaagaaaaatcttaaatgtacacaaattagtttttttcgtGATCAGTTAAgagatttttataatatagttttGGACAGTAAGAGGCGTacctatattttcaaaaatatccttaagaagcatttttgtatttaaacttaTCAGATGTGTATTTAGTTAAACTGTgtaagtacctacatatttcTCAATATTAGCTGTGTTTTATTGACGCCAAGGCCGGCTCCAGACTTTTAGATAAAGAACCGGGACACATACCATAAAATcgaatttatgtatgtacatggacacatacaaattttattgattgcCTAGATTGAATAAAGTAATACGATACGAACTCCTCTTTACctgatacatattttattttaaaagtaaaacagtgatagtttttgtttttttttattggataaCTTGTTTCCAGCAAGACATGGTCTTAATATTTCCACAACTTCTTAATTGCGCAAGCAAATCCTGTGTGACTttatccaacaaacttctacatATAGCTCGGACCCTTACAAGATGTCTACACACCTATATAGTTTCGCGCTGCAAGTTGGGTGAAGCGATCTTCCACTTGTGTGGAATTGTTGAATCAAAACAATagtatagtttttaaataatttctttatcgGACCCGTTTTGTAGATACGTCACACAAAAATATGCATTAATATTTTGATGAAAAGTCTttaaaattgtcgtatttttAATACCAAATCGTTGTAGAGTAAATGTATTTAGTCCAAATTTCAAGTCTACTATTtctcttttaatttcaatttcagcAAAGTTCATCTCATTTAGAGAAAAACGAAAACATAAAGCTCCAAATTACGGTTGGTTTAAAGAATTCTTCCAATATTTCCATagaatatttttacaatatCGAGCCGTTTGGTACCGGTCCAGATAAACAAACCATTTGGATCTTGGCTCTGTGGTGATTGGTTAGCTTAAAATTGGTTATAactttccaaatctataatccctGTCTTTaaaattcagttgaaatatttatagtatttcgttaaattttccaCCAATCTTCATAGATACTTAGTAAAATTTCACCGGtattacaaaaatgtgaaaaaacgTTAAACTATTTGGGCTAAATGGCAAAAccggtttgaaagtaagttttgttcttggAACGAATCCGTCgttaaacaattcaaatatattaaatttcaataggtttatgttaaaaaaagtaacaatgTTTAAAACTggcgtttttaaaatttgagtagATAGTTAAAATCGGATCgcaatcagcactaaaaattaaaactttcaaataatCAAGGCTTGCTCAACACATCATATAGAGTCAAATAGAGACTAATTATTAGTGAGAATTTTCAGACActataagtaaaaaaataaaatgatttaaactgatttgtactttgcaaactcatcatacaatttattgtaaagGGATATGCTGTGCTTACCTTAAGAacccttttttgtttgtttctctcatttttgaaattgtgtatttattgatgttcaaatggtagacatgtgcatttaagaggacacaagcgtccacaggtttttctcaaaacccacctctgtctatcaactcctactctcacctccccgcggtgaacatcgggtgcctagtactccaactggagattgggttccaaccccagtggaaagttgttgggggcagcaaacgagagagggggggggagaggtgtttccactaaggcacctttccttatccagtgagcgagcgcatcacgacaatccgcatcaaggctaaattcgccaacataagcctaatatgcgcgcatgcccctacagaggagaaagatgaagacaccaaagacatattcttcgagctcttggacaagacatatgagcagtgccctggctatgacattaaaattgtcttaggagattttaatgccaagctaggaagagaagacatctttggtgggataatcgggagatacagcctgcacgacactacctccgagaacggattcaggctggtcgatttcgctgcggggcgagacgttctggtagctagtacgcagttcacgcatctcaatatccacaaggggacatggaaatctcctgataaatcaaccgtcaaccagattgaccacattgcgatcgacgcacgacacttctccagtatccaggatatccgaacattccgagaggccaacattggctcggaccactacctcgttgtagccaaggtacggctacggatatcccgatccaagccaaaacaaggaagtactgtgagaagattcgacgtgagacggctacaatcgcaagagactgccatgtccttttccgatcgagtctctaataacctcttaaggagtcctatgcttcctgcaattaagcattgaaaaccagtggcaacattgccttgcagccatcagagatgccgcctctgaagtgctaggtttcacacggccaccacagcgaaacccctggtttgacgacgaatgccggcaagagcACAGCGAAacaaacggcgctgcacaaaaggactagagctgctcgcgagccctacgagcagaagaggagagaggagcaccggcttcttagatggaaaaaaagagagcatgagaagcgcgcgatcgaggagatagagggatgtcacaacagaaatgaggttcgtaaattttaccaaaaggtaaaaaaaacctcccaagggtaccagc
It encodes:
- the LOC129938504 gene encoding protein phosphatase 1 regulatory subunit 21, whose amino-acid sequence is MENNTLEAKYRKLASEYSKLRAQASVLKTAVIEEQNKSSTLRETLRQKETSLRRSEHEVDSLGFRNKQLERRVASLQEDIASKENRKSNKNQKTDATNNGKIKSSSSSSSGSGQQDISGSRFSEYFDNTQEVLIFEELQKKILENAELTSLIDDKNQELQMHSERIFNLEKQLEKRTTENMEIERRLRKDIDSFQARISELETKLVEAASMIGSEDALSASGSDNTPLHTTTNSSTTSEDRIAYLEKEVSHWRTQYEISRISDSLPLEMSRLGKEKQYNGPSLVSGSCCSTAATGLSVIAANAAAGSDNNKGVQNDNNSPQTTSTTTIKEQLIFNNFSKKFEDLLKTKCMSESRLASYQVEADHLHNCLENSTQELKDKETELLVAGQTIQTLEEDLATTRVNYEEQISVLTEQVISLSEQLASCK
- the LOC129939895 gene encoding probable tRNA (uracil-O(2)-)-methyltransferase, whose translation is MELTNFWKCISILLKNYHAVNKKIFACKTKTTHKIFNGITTLNVTDSREVYEKAVEDIVNGSSELQVGQSTEKDILDTLASCDKSNCQGYVVTLKFLTKNDEDSIKAVGVIDFLNTQYTCTFQSALIDDFRVCLISGEFVVSALTNRRLEAEANRWVDFVLKPKLLKWSNSEERKENAFDSLHLVDVEKYNKLYKQLKTKYSKDLIDIWEESTDPLKFVYEDLAIAAYLICVWKEHECEPQAFADLGCGNGLLVYILNREGYEGCGYDVRSRKIWSLFPKTTLLYEETICPDNFKLKPNTDWIIGNHSDELSPWIPVLTALSAHKVKFFLLPCCPFEFSGMKFQRRNSKLSAYNDFLNYVEAISKECGFKPLRDRLKIPSTKRIAIIGINRTYLEPNHQQMCSSILEFVSTEMQEHTMKLREREEIVRNCTQIESSVLDGLVKKIFYYLLDSAETEKQTTWREGCGRSIKEIAQYLSREDLKSIKSECGGLKTLFKNKHEVFEFTKGDVIKIRKPKPRKALMTNGKQLTIKKRVCFFAKNHPNGCPLSGSDCTFVHD
- the LOC129939896 gene encoding RNA-binding protein with serine-rich domain 1, which codes for MARDRSGSAEAEKEKEKKPVVRGRERDRRRRGSASSSSDSSASSSDSSSSRSSSGSGSRSSSSDTSSSGSSSSSSSSGSDRGRARRKSASRSKSPTTKAPVRKESKERDTVRAKDRPRDDDRNKKRTKSRSKERVRSRSRSGTRSPRRKRRERSPTPKPVRIHIGRLTRNVTKEHVTEIFSCFGEVKQVDFTTDRFHPTFGRGMAYVEFTTPEECENAMKQMDGGQIDGQEITVAPVLQQKIRPPIRRMSPMMRRGPPPRWRSPFRFNRNRNRSPIRRRSPRRRSRSPIRRRRRSVSSDSSR